A part of Mesoplodon densirostris isolate mMesDen1 chromosome 10, mMesDen1 primary haplotype, whole genome shotgun sequence genomic DNA contains:
- the ZNF318 gene encoding zinc finger protein 318 isoform X2, with translation MYRSGARSSVSSHRPKESGGGGPRTGRSSGSSSGPSRRTSPPSSGSSSSRTPARRPRSPSGHRGRRASPSPPRGRRGSPSPPRGRRASPSPPRGRRLSPSPPRARRGSPSPPPPRGRRLFPPGSAGFRGSSRGESRADFARDGRGDHPGDSGSRRRSPGLRSDSSLEQSLRITVGNDHFCVGIPERRRLSDRLGSPVDNLEDVDRDDLTDDSVFTRSSQCSRGLERYISREEAPLSPFLGQLDEDYRARETFLHRSDYSPHVSCHDELLRGTERNRDKLKGSYPIRPEERSREAKRPRYDDTEKIHSMGGDHPSFTSGARNYRQRRRSPSPRFLDPEFRELDLARRKREEEEERSRSLSQELVGVDGGGTGCPIPGLSGVLTASEPGYSLHRPEEVSVMPKKSILKKRIEVDMEPSMQLESFSSSTSSSQDHSLYSGHSSLPLSGAIAAFASEVENKGTMVETTLKESQGNLYQWGPLPGIPKDSSPLREKFGSFLCHKEKLDMKAEGPERHTDFLLPHERASQDGSGFSCILSMLADSTSTQEKRRRSFPDIEDEEKFLYGDEEEDLKAESPPKPLGGSESEVMRQKGSSLPSSAPAVKLESVEETSPEYAKIHDLLKTIGLDIGVAEISKLAARTQERLHGKKPSRSSADRRSSVDRHFSADRCPSVDRHFSADRHSADPHRLESGEAHHSNTHSPEVSHPHPVSPVDPYLLTKNSPPFLKSDHPMGHIAGPEVVGSGFQSSVAVRCMLPSAPSAPIRLPHPASLSQFHMPRASQFAAARIPPNYQGPAIPSASFDAYRHYMAYAASRWPMYPASQPSNHPVPEPHRIMPVTKQATRSRPNLRVIPTVTPDEPKQEESVLGSIPPAQMPVHVSIPSLIRYNPEKISDEKNRASQKQKVIEEREKLKSDREARQKKMYYLRTELERLHKQQGEMLRKKRREKDGHKDPLLVEVSRLQDNIMKDIAELRQEAEEAEKKQSELDKVAQILGINILDKSQKSSNDSREPTEKTGKAEKSRSPEKVSSSSNSFSNSKESKVNNENSHTKSPKPAESPQPAAKQSDHPIATYEYYDAGNHWCKDCNTICGTMFDFFTHMHNKKHTQEPQSEDPRDTNKGDTIPRAQSRGPACN, from the exons ATGTACCGCAGCGGCGCCCGCTCCTCCGTCTCTTCGCACCGGCCTAAAGAGAGCGGCGGGGGCGGCCCGCGCACCGGCCGCAGCTCCGGCTCCTCCTCAGGCCCGTCTCGCCGCACCTCGCCGCCGTCCTCCGGCTCCTCCTCGTCGCGGACGCCGGCTCGCCGACCCCGCTCGCCCTCAGGGCACCGCGGCCGCCGGGCCTCGCCGTCCCCTCCGCGGGGTCGCCGCGGCTCCCCATCTCCGCCCCGCGGCCGCCGGGCCTCGCCGTCCCCGCCGCGGGGTCGTCGCCTCTCCCCGTCCCCGCCGCGGGCCCGTCGCGGCTCCCCGtctccgccgccgccgcggggccgaCGACTCTTCCCGCCGGGCTCGGCCGGTTTCCGAGGGAGCAGCCGGGGGGAGTCTCGCGCCGACTTCGCCCGGGACGGCCGCGGAGACCATCCAGGCGACAGCGGCAGCCGG AGACGCTCTCCTGGTCTGCGTTCTGACTCTTCTTTGGAACAGAGCTTAAGGATCACTGTTGGCAATGACCACTTCTGTGTTGGCATACCAGAACGGCGGCGGCTTAGTGATCGACTGGGGTCACCAGTGGATAATCTGGAGGATGTGGACAG GGATGACCTGACTGATGATTCTGTCTTCACTCGAAGTTCCCAGTGCTCTCGAGGTCTTGAACGATATATTTCCCGGGAGGAGGCACCTCTCAGTCCCTTCTTGGGACAACTTGATGAGGACTACCGAGCAAGAGAAACTTTCCTGCATCGATCTGATTATAGTCCCCATGTCAGTTGTCATGATGAACTGTTGCGGGGAACAGAACGGAATAGAGACAAACTCAAAGGCTCCTACCCTATACGACCTGAGGAAAGGAGCCGAGAGGCCAAACGGCCCCGTTATGATGACACAGAGAAGATACACAGCATGGGAGGTGATCACCCAAGTTTTACATCGGGGGCCCGCAACTATCGACAGCGTAGACGGAGCCCGAGTCCTAGGTTTTTAGACCCTGAGTTTCGAGAGCTGGACCTTGCCAGGCGAAAacgagaggaagaggaggaacgAAGTAGGAGCTTGAGTCAGGAACTGGTGGGAGTTGATGGTGGTGGCACTGGCTGTCCCATCCCTGGATTGTCGGGTGTCCTAACAGCATCGGAGCCAGGATATTCTTTACATCGGCCAGAGGAAGTATCTGTGATGCCCAAGAAGTCAATTCTGAAAAAGCGGATTGAGGTGGACATGGAACCTTCCATGCAG CTTGAGAGTTTTTCCAGCAGTACCAGCTCCAGCCAGGATCACTCCCTTTACTCTGGACACTCATCTCTTCCACTAAGTGGTGCTATTGCTGCTTTTGCCTCAGAGGTTGAAAACAAGGGAACTATGGTAGAGACTACCCTGAAGGAATCTCAGGGCAACCTCTACCAATGGGGCCCCCTCCCTGGGATACCCAAAGACAGCAGTCCCCTCAGAGAGAAGTTTGGAAGTTTTCTGTGCCACAAGGAAAAATTGGATATGAAGGCTGAGGGACCAGAGCGACACACAGACTTCTTGCTTCCTCATGAGAGAGCTAGCCAGGATGGCAGTGGTTTCTCCTGCATTCTGAGCATGTTAGCAGATTCTACCAGTACACAGGAAAAGAGGCGACGTAGCTTCCCTGACATTGAGGATGAGGAGAAATTTCTCTATGGGGATGAAGAAGAGGATTTAAAGGCAGAATCTCCACCAAAGCCCCTTGGGGGCTCTGAAAGTGAAGTTATGAGGCAGAAGGGAAGCTCCCTACCCTCTTCAGCTCCAGCTGTAAAGCTAGAATCAGTAGAAGAGACCAGTCCAGAATATGCAAAGATTCATGACTTGCTCAAGACCATAGGGCTGGATATTGGAGTAGCAGAGATTAGTAAACTGGCTGCACGCACCCAGGAACGACTTCATGGCAAGAAGCCATCACGTTCCTCTGCTGACCGCCGTTCCTCTGTTGACCGGCACTTTTCAGCAGACCGCTGTCCCTCAGTTGACCGCCATTTCTCAGCTGATCGGCACTCTGCAGATCCTCACAGACTGGAGAGTGGAGAGGCACACCATAGCAATACCCACTCCCCAGAGGTATCCCATCCACACCCAGTCTCCCCTGTGGATCCTTACCTGCTCACAAAAAACAGCCCCCCGTTCCTAAAGTCTGACCATCCAATGGGTCATATTGCAGGACCTGAGGTGGTTGGCAGTGGGTTTCAGTCATCTGTTGCAGTCAGGTGCATGTTGCCATCAGCCCCATCTGCCCCAATTAGACTTCCACACCCTGCTTCTTTATCTCAGTTTCATATGCCAAGGGCCTCTCAGTTTGCTGCAGCTCGGATACCTCCAAACTACCAGGGACCTGCCATTCCCTCTGCTTCCTTTGATGCCTATAGGCACTACATGGCATATGCAGCCTCAAGGTGGCCCATGTACCCTGCCTCCCAACCTTCAAACCACCCTGTACCTGAACCACACAGGATAATGCCAGTTACCAAACAAGCTACCCGTAGCCGTCCCAATCTCCGTGTGATCCCCACTGTGACTCCTGATGAGCCCAAGCAGGAGGAGTCAGTGCTGGGCTCAATTCCTCCTGCCCAAATGCCTGTCCATGTGTCCATCCCATCACTCATAAGATATAATCCGGAGAAGATCTCTGATGAGAAGAACCGTGCTTCCCAGAAACAGAAG GTTATTGAAGAGAGGGAAAAGCTGAAGAGTGACCGGGAAGCTCGCCAGAAGAAGATGTACTATCTCAGGACCGAGTTGGAGCGGCTTCATAAACAACAAG GGGAAATGCTGCGTAAGAAACGAAGGGAGAAGGATGGTCACAAAGACCCACTCCTGGTAGAGGTGAGTCGGCTTCAGGATAACATTATGAAGGACATTGCAGAACTTCGACAAGAGGCAGAAGAGGCAGAAAAAAAGCAGTCTGAACTGGACAAAGTGGCTCAGATCTTGGGAATTAACATTTTGGATAAATCTCAGAAGTCTTCAAATGACAGTAGGGAGCCTACAGAGAAGACTGGGAAAGCAGAAAAATCCAGGAGCCCAGAAAAAGTGTCATCATCCTCAAACTCCTTTTCCAACAGCAAG GAATCAAAGGTAAACAATGAGAATTCCCATACTAAGAGCCCCAAGCCTGCCgagagcccccagccagctgctaaGCAGTCTGATCATCCCATTGCTACCTATGAGTATTATGATGCTGGCAATCACTGGTGCAAAGACTGCAACACCATCTGTGGGACCATGTTTGACTTCTTCACTCATATGCACAATAAGAAGCACACACAG GAGCCCCAATCTGAAGATCCAAGAGATACCAACAAAGGAGACACCATCCCCAGGGCTCAGTCCAGGGGACCTGCCTGTAACTAA